The nucleotide window ACCCCACAGTCATGTCCGGTCTTGCATCCCGTACCTTCCAGCGCACCGCCGAAGCGCTAAACTTTTCAATCGACCAAATGCACGACTTCTACCGCTTGTTTTACGTTCCCGGTATGGGACATTGTTCCGGCGGAATCGGGCAGTGGTATATTGGGCAGCCAATGCCGGTTCGTCCGTCGGGCGAAGAGTTCAATAATACACAGCATAATGTGTTGTTGGCCATGGTGAACTGGGTGGAAAATGGGATTGCGCCTAAGCATTTGATCGGGACTAAATTCAAGGATGATGATTTCGAAGGGGGTGTGGTGGAGAGCCAGAGGACGCATTGCGTGTATCCGAATGTAAGTAGGTGGGATGGCGTAGGGGATACGAAGAAAGCTGAGAGTTGGGTTTGTGGGTTGGAAGGTGTTGTTTAGATGTGATGTTTGGGGGATAGCTAAGAAAGGAGATTGGTCCCATGGCAAATTGAACGTTCGTATCCATATTGCTCTAAAATCAAAAAGATTCGTAGGTCAGCTGGACCAAATATTATCGCTTCATATCGACAACTAGAACGAATGCAGCATTCTCAATAATCATAATTTGAAGTATTACGATGCCCCGCCGCCTACCTCGCTCCCAAAGCCTCCCTCCTCGACTGGCCCCCCAGATTCAAATACGGCGCCTCGCCCAAACTCGCAACCCGATCACCCGCCCTCGCCTCCTCATAATCGTACGTCGCGCAATGCCATGTACTTCGGTTATCCCAGATAGCCAGGTCGTTCTTCTGCCACTTGAAACGCACCTGCGCGTCATGATTCTGGGTCACCAGATTGAACAAATACGGAAGAAGGAGGTCAGATTCGTCTTTCGTAACTCCATTGATGCGTTTTGTGAAGCCTTTGTTTACGTAAACCGAGTTCCAGCCCGTTACAGCTGTGGTGTGGTGATTAGCAGGGAAGATGTGGAAGCTGTGAGTGGGGTGAAAGCTTACGATTTGTGCGTATGACTGGGTGTGTGGCTGTGAGCGCATCGCCATGGTTCAAAGGACTACCACGGAAATTCTTGCGAAGCGGGTTACCCAGGCGTTCAGCTTCTTCGAGGAAAAACTTTGCATCGTGCGTTGCAGTTAGACTTTGCAAAAAATTTCGCATGGCTGGAGATAGGCGGTCGTAGATTTCGTAGCCGGATGCCCATAACGTGTCGCCACCTGTTGCGGGTAGAGTGTGGATCTTCAACATGGCGTAGTCTGATGGCACTGGCTCGAAGGTAATGTCGCTGTGCCATCCTGCGGATGCCAGTCGACTTACGTCGGAGAGTTGGTGGGTGAGACCACCGCCTTTCTTTTGCTTTTCGCTGCTTATGACGGATATTTGGTCGCCTAGTTCAGATCCTTCTTCTGTGAGGGGGTGTACATGGAGACCGGATGATGAGGGCTAACGAAGTGTCAGTGTTGCTAGAGTGGGGTTAATCTGGCAGTGCGGTTTTACGTACGCAGCCTGATAGCTCAGTTATGCGCAACATCAGATCTTTCATCTGGTTTGGTGTGACATCCTGATTCCGGAGGAAAACAACGCCGCGTTGTGATACTGAGAACATGTGTCAGCCATGGGATCGATTTTGATAGAGATGAAGGTCATACCAGTAATTGCCAGATCTTTTATCATCTCATCACCCCATCGGAGGAGATCAGTCACCTGAAGTCCTTCAAACTCTCTCCCAATTACTGGGGTCAAGTCGTGATGTTTGAAGCTGTCCAATGACCCAGAATAAACCAGAGGACTTAGCAGTCTTGATCTAGCATTGGGGTTACCACCAATGATGTTGGCATCTTCATCTCCTGGACCATCCTCGACACAAACGCGCTTTACTGAAGGCATTCTGTACGGTTACAAAAATTCTGATTCACACATAGTCCAGCTCTTAACGGGTCAGCTTCGGGGTTGCAAAATTATTCGATAGCCTCCAAGCCGCCACGACCGCTTGCTTAGGGGCCCAGAGCATTTTAGTATCTTGGATTCCGGGTCACCACACCCATCGTATGCATGACTAAAGCACGCCATCGGAATAGTTGTATCTTCCGGgactacctaggtagtcGCTCCGCGCCTAGCTTACACGAGCCTGTAGACGCTAAGTCGGGGGCTAAATCGGCGCACCAATAAGACATGCCTCAACATGCACATCACCTTGCTTCCCCCCTCCTTCTTCGGCACATCTACTGCCTCGGTAGGATTATCGTGATGGCGACGAGCTGAGCCGCAATTGCGACATGGCCATTTTCAATGTCATAAATAAAGGATAGGGGAGAGGAGTGAAAACGGCCGGTGTGCCGTCTTCCAGATCTCAGTAGCAACTCCCTGTTTGTGGAAATTTCTTTCCTAGCTGAAAAACAGCAGTCCCTCCAGAATGGGCAACGACATCGAGGCGTACCCGCAGACGGCGCGAGTCAGCGATATCGATGCAAACTCGCTCAAATCAGCGGACCACGTGGGCAGGCAGGAGCTTGCGGACATTATCCATCCGCACGCAAGCTACGAAGGTCACCATCGCTTCGATTCACATGCCAGCTGGAGCGAGGAGGAGGAACGCCGCGTTGTGCGGAAAACAGATCTCCGGTTGTTGACATGGCTCTGTCTTATGATGTTTGGGCTGCAGGAAAGTTGCCGTAGCGCCTGCGGACTGAACATGAGTACTGACTATAGTAGCTCGATCGCGGAAACGTGTCGAATGCGCTCGCGGACAATCTCCTCGAAGATCTCAAGTTGACCAGCGATGATTACAATAATGGCACAACAATTCAGTTGCTATGCTTCCTTGCCGCTGAGTTTCCAGTGCAATTGTGAGTACAAGGACCATTGGTTTCCAATTTATCTAGTTCTAATTCTTGTTTGTATTTAGTCTTACCAAACGATATGGATTCAAATACGTTCTCCCAACCTTGATGCTGGCCTGGGGAACTGCGTCTTGGGGTCAAGCGTGGATGCACAATCGCACTTCGTTCTATCTCGGCCGCGCAGCCATTGGACTCTGCGAAGGTGGCTTCATTCCTGGTGTCATCTTGTTTGCGACCTACTTCTACAAGTCCAAGGAGCTTTCCATGCGTCTGGCTGCCTTCTGGTCCACACTCAATATAGCCCGCGTCATTTCCGCCTTGCTTGCAGCCGGTATATTGGAAATGCGTGGCGTCGGTGGAAAGCCAGGCTGGTTTTGGCTGTTCCTTCTCGAGGGGCTTTTGACCGTTGTCATCGCCATTATATCGTTTCTGCATTTACCCGCATCACCGACAAACACCAAAAATGTGCTTTGGCGCAAGGGCTGGTATACAGAGCGAGAAGAGGTCATCATGGTGAATCGAATCCTTCGAGACGATCCAGCAAAAGGCCTCACGGCTCTCAAGGAGCCTGCCACTTTCAAGGATATCCGGGCGGCCTGGTCAGATTCCTCCATGTGGGGTCTATACTTCATCGGCCTCATTGCCTATATCCCCGCCTCGCCCGTGCAAGGCTATCTTACGCTCACGCTCAAACGTCTTGGTTTCAGCACTTTCAACAGTAACATGTTGACCATTCCGTCTGCCGTACTTCAGGTCATCACTATGCTCGCCCTAGCATATTCCAGTGACTACTTCAACGAACGCACTTTCCATTGCATATTCGGGGAGTTCTGGATCATGCCGCTTCTAGTTGCACTTCTAACGCTTCCCGATGGCGGCCGCGAATGGAGCCGCTTTTCCCTAATCACGCTCATCTCCGGGTACCCGTATTTTCATCCTTTGGTCTCGTCCTGGATCTCCGAAAACACGTTCGATGTCAAGAAGCGCGCAATTACCGCTGCAACGTACAATGTTATTGTGCAAATCGGGTCTCTGATTAGTTCGCAGATTTACCGCAAGTACGACGGCCCGTACTACAAGCAGGGAAATTCAGTGCTGGTGGCTATCTGTGCTCTGAGTTTAGTTACGTTCCTTGTGCAGCGCCAGGTTTTGCTACGCTTGAACAAGAAAAAGCAGGAGAAATGGGAACAGATGACTTCTGAAGAGAAGGCTGTATACCAGGCAGATAGTGTTGCACGTGAAGAGGAGGGCAATAAGCGGTTGGATTTCAGATTTACGACATAGTCTGAACTTCGGATGATAACTTAGGGGGAAGTACCGAGGTAGTCTTTCGAAAATGGTATGCAACGATGCTGTTACTGTCACAACATGACACATTTTCCAAATTTCGCTCTTATGCACACATCAACCAGAAAATTTCATTCTGGCCTTAGCCTCACCAAGAATCTTAGCACCGATAATCTGAGATGGCCCTCGGTACTATACCGTCGACGTTCCCTTATCGGCTGCAAAGGCCCGCCCGTGTTACCAAATTCGTCTCTAGTCCAGCCCACTGCATCTACAACGCCCCACCCTCACCCAAAAACTACTGCATGTCGTGATTGCGGGGGTGGATGACGTTTCCCCGCGATCTCGAGTCATCACGAGTGCTGAAGGAACACGGCCATGACAGCGTGGAGTTAGCCGCAATCGCCCAAACAAGGTATCTCACCCGACAGCGGGAGAAGCTACATCAGTGACCTGCTCCTTTCATGGCGGATCCTCGGGCTTGGGATGCACTCGGTCGGCAGAACTTTTGAGCGGCGGGTGGCATGTATGACTGAGAGTTGAGCCGCTTTGCTTGGGGGCGTGTTTTGCTGTCGCTTACTTTCAGCTGGGACACAGACAATTGAGACCTAACATTTTGGAAAATCAACAAACCGGTACTCTCTATACATAATTGCAAAATGGCGTGGGAGGAACCTCGTAAAACGGGCATGCAGTACCGCCGCCTAGGTAACTCGGGTTTGCACGTGTCTGTCCTGGGTTTGGGAGGCTGGCTCACGTATGTCGATTTTTCCTTTACATTTTCAGCCTATATACACTCCATTTGAGCATACCTAACCAACACCAACAGTTTCGGAGGCCACGTCGAAAATGGTAAGAAAACCAAAATTCTACATCCCATCTCCGCACCCACCTAACCCAAAATCCCCCCAGACCTCACATTCACCATTATGAAAACCGCCTACGACAACGGCATAAACTTCTTCGACACAGCCGAGTCCTACGCCGGCGGCCAATCCGAGATAATAATGGGCCAAGCCATCAAAAAGTACGGCTGGAAACGCAACGACCTAGTCATCTCCACCAAACTAAATTGGGGCGGTGCAAACGGCGAGGTTTTAGTAAACAACCACGGTCTCAGCCGCAAGCACATCATCGAAGGCCTCGCTGCATCGCTCAAGCGCTTGGAACTGGACTACGTGGATATAGTGTACGCGCACCGCCCGGACCGTCTTACCCCCATGGAGGAAACCGTGCGTGCGTTCAACCACGTGATTGAGCAGAAGGGGTGGGCGATGTACTGGGGTACGTCGGAGTGGTCGGCCGATGAGATTGCTGAGGCGTGTGGGATAGCGAAGCAATTGGGTCTTATAGCGCCTGTCGTGGAGCAGCCACAGTATAACCTACTTGAGCGCAAGAAAGTGGAGCAAGAGTTTCAGCGGCTTTACGCTAGGTTTGGTATCGGGCTGACGACGTTTTCGCCCCTCAAGTTTGGGTTGCTGAGTGGCAAGTATAACGATAGTCCTGATGCGCCGCCGGCGGGGTCGAGGTTCGCGGAGGGTAAGGATGGGTTCGTTAGTAGCATGCGGGATCAGTATGGGAACGATATGTGGAGTGGAATGATTGGTAGTGCGAGAAAACTGAAGGTGAGTGGTTCATTTTTTCTGTCTTAATCTTTGGAGTAGCAGAGAGCTAACGTGGCTGAACAGCCTGTCGCGGATAAGTTGGGTATTAGCCAGTCGCAGTTGTCGTTGGCGTGGTGCTTGAAGAATCCCAACGTTTCAGCGGTGATTACGGGAGCATCGAGACCGGAGCAAGTAGTAGATAATTGCCAGGCGCTCAAGGTCTTGGATAAGCTTACGCCGGAGGTGATGGCGGAGATTGATGGGATCGTTGGCAGCATTCAGTTAGACCCCGCGAGACAGGATTAGCTGTTAAGGTTTTATGGGATCCTGACAATAGACATTAAAAGTGTACTCGCATTGCGAATTAAGATCCAATTCAGCATATAACGGGTGACAGGTATACACTGTGCAATAATCCTTGCCTAGACTGACCCAATATGGTTCAACCTGGTACGTATACTCAACGCAAACATTCAAAAAGTAGGAATCAATCGCTACTGACCCGTATTTTTATGTGCAGGACTATATATACCCAAGAAATCGTGCATGAAACAGCACGTCGCATCACAAGCATCAAGACAGAGTGTAACAGGGTATTAATTCATTGATTAGCCCGCAGGCAAGGTATCTCATATATCGTAACCACTCTCTCACAAACTTCCTTCAACGACCTCTACAAGCCGCTGCCATGGGTGTGGGTAGTGTGAGTACCATGGGTGGTAGTGTTGGTGTGGTGACCCATGCCAAGCGCATCCTTGGTCTTGTCAACAATGCTGCCGCCAGTGGAGCCATGGGTATTCCTGTCCTTTGAGCGACCGAACTTGTCCATGGTAGACTGAGTGTTTGTCTTTGAAGAGTCGGGCTGGGCCTCGCGGGCAATCTTGTCGCCGGTGCCGGTCAGGGATTCCTTGATCTTGGTGCCGGTGGACTTTGTGGACTGGGGTTGCTGGTGCGGGTGTTAGATTAATGTTCTAGGGCTGAAGGAGTGGAAGTAGGGACATACCATGGCCTCGCCAATCTTGGTGTGGGTATCTTTGCGGAATGCGTCAGACATGATTGTGGTTGTTGGATAGTCTTGGTTTGTGGGTTATAGGTTGTTTTGATAGTAAAGGTGTTTGAATCGTGAGTGTAGTTGATGTTGATGGAGACTACAACGCAAAAGCAAAAGCATGTCATTTATATGTCTAGGTATTCAAGCAACTACGTCATGGTCTGTGACTGACGTTCGCCGTAACAGCAGGCGTTGACTGACAGCTGCCTGGAATGAGACCGAGGACGTCATACTGTTGTGAATCTGACGAAGGCGAGATATCGATCCTGCTTTCGTGATAGGCCTCCTTTGTTCGCTTGTTTGCATTGCAATCAAGAGGCAAAAAGTGCAGGGGTAGATAAGGCAAGATCAGCAACGAAATCAAGCTGCTGACCCGTGGTGAAAGGCCGAACGAGAGACGTTTGCAGTTATTAGCGCATGATGCGAGATTTCTTCCCGCTCTGCATAACGTCATGGCAATATTTCTATTTCCGTAGGCGTGAGTAGTACCGATCGCGATAGCTATTACCAGGAGTCTGTTTGACAGCTCCATGGCAGGGCCATACTGCTGCGGTCCCTGCGTCGGACACAAGTCCCACGTGTAGCAATGACGTCATCCCGTCGAATCTCTAGCACAGCGCAATCAAGCTTCTAGATGATGGCCATGTCAACGGAGGTCGGAGCTTGATTATGTCCAGCATCCTGCTACCAGTTTACGGGACGAATACAGCGATCATCGCTGACGCGACGGTAGTCGATATGGCGGAATTGCCGGAAGGCTGATCAGCGTCTAGGGAAGGCTTGAGCGCGACACCCTTCGCGATTGTGTAGAGTCAGCACGGAGGAACATGGCGAGCAAAAGAAATGTCGCGCGGCCTCTACGTCTCCGGCCATGACTAAGACGCTGCACGGGCCCAAGACACGGTAGAGTCGAGAATCTTTTCCGAGCCCGAAATCACGAGACATAGTACAAGGCGCAGCACTGGACTCCAGAGCGGAGAATCGGAGACTACATGGAAAGAGGAGATGTTGAGAAGCGGATGATGGTGTGCTTTAAGACTGGCTCCAGCCAACGCGGTGTACATGTGGAGACGTTATCGACACCCACTCTATACCCAAGCAATGGCGGTATGTGTTGTTGAGGACTTGTCTCGTGGCAGCGCGTTCAGGCGCTACAGGCGACGCGCGCGGAAGAGCGGTCGCTGGGAGATGAAGGTCATGCCGTACGCAAGCCGCCACGTCGCTCTGGAAAAAGCAGAGGCTGGGTATACACAGCAATGGAGCAGTCTAATGCAGGAACACGACGGGCTAAGGTCCCTTTGCAGGCGCCGAGTAGCCCGATTGCGAGTAGTGTGTTGTGTAATTGGTTGTTGGGCAGGACGGGACATGACGTTAGTGTTCCGGATGGTTGCTATGGGCTTCCGACTTTGTTTGGGTCCAACCACCTCCCAGCCACATTGACCAACCTCACTATTTTTCACAACAGCAAAACTACCAGGCGCTGCAGCAGAGAGAGAAGTCACATTCCACGCTACCCACCACATTGAACTTTCTCACCCGCAGGAGGCATCTG belongs to Pyrenophora tritici-repentis strain M4 chromosome 10, whole genome shotgun sequence and includes:
- a CDS encoding TauD, Probable taurine catabolism dioxygenase, which gives rise to MPSVKRVCVEDGPGDEDANIIGGNPNARSRLLSPLVYSGSLDSFKHHDLTPVIGREFEGLQVTDLLRWGDEMIKDLAITVSQRGVVFLRNQDVTPNQMKDLMLRITELSGCPSSSGLHVHPLTEEGSELGDQISVISSEKQKKGGGLTHQLSDVSRLASAGWHSDITFEPVPSDYAMLKIHTLPATGGDTLWASGYEIYDRLSPAMRNFLQSLTATHDAKFFLEEAERLGNPLRKNFRGSPLNHGDALTATHPVIRTNPVTGWNSVYVNKGFTKRINGVTKDESDLLLPYLFNLVTQNHDAQVRFKWQKNDLAIWDNRSTWHCATYDYEEARAGDRVASLGEAPYLNLGGQSRREALGAR
- a CDS encoding Tas, oxidoreductase (related to aryl-alcohol dehydrogenase); the protein is MAWEEPRKTGMQYRRLGNSGLHVSVLGLGGWLTFGGHVENDLTFTIMKTAYDNGINFFDTAESYAGGQSEIIMGQAIKKYGWKRNDLVISTKLNWGGANGEVLVNNHGLSRKHIIEGLAASLKRLELDYVDIVYAHRPDRLTPMEETVRAFNHVIEQKGWAMYWGTSEWSADEIAEACGIAKQLGLIAPVVEQPQYNLLERKKVEQEFQRLYARFGIGLTTFSPLKFGLLSGKYNDSPDAPPAGSRFAEGKDGFVSSMRDQYGNDMWSGMIGSARKLKPVADKLGISQSQLSLAWCLKNPNVSAVITGASRPEQVVDNCQALKVLDKLTPEVMAEIDGIVGSIQLDPARQD
- a CDS encoding putative chaperone heat shock protein — encoded protein: MSDAFRKDTHTKIGEAMQPQSTKSTGTKIKESLTGTGDKIAREAQPDSSKTNTQSTMDKFGRSKDRNTHGSTGGSIVDKTKDALGMGHHTNTTTHGTHTTHTHGSGL